A portion of the Tiliqua scincoides isolate rTilSci1 chromosome 3, rTilSci1.hap2, whole genome shotgun sequence genome contains these proteins:
- the GYG1 gene encoding glycogenin-1 produces the protein MADQSFVTLATNDSYVKGALVLGSSLRNCRTTKKLTVLVTPHVSDPMRKVLEKVFDEVKSVDVLDSGDSAHLALLKRPELGVTLTKLHCWELTQYSKCVFMDADTMVLTNIDELFEREELSAAPDPGWPDCFNSGVFVYRPSIETFNQLLQLATEKGSFDGGDQGLLNTFFSSWATTDISKHLPFIYNLSSISIYSYLPAFKAFGTDAKVVHFLGRMKPWNYTYDSKAKSVKESAEDPTMVHPEFLNMWWDTFVTNILPLLQQHGAVKDAATGVKAEDVAEAVSHLSLSSATLSPSPPSPPAMSSEERKERWEQGQADYMGADSFDNIQKKLDAYLQ, from the exons ATGGCAG aCCAGTCTTTTGTGACATTAGCCACAAACGATTCCTATGTGAAAGGAGCACTTGTGTTGGGGTCATCGTTGAGAAACTGCAGAACAACAAAAAAGTTGACGGTACTTGTCACTCCCCATGTTTCAGATCCTATGAG GAAAGTATTGGAAAAAGTCTTTGATGAAGTAAAATCGGTGGATGTCTTGGACAGCGGAGATTCAGCTCATCTTGCACTATTGAAAAGGCCTGAGCTTGGTGTTACACTGACCAAACTCCACTGCTGGGAACTAACACAGTATTCAAAGTGTGTGTTCATGGATGCAGACACAATG GTTCTAACAAATATTGATGAGCTATTTGAAAGAGAAGAGCTTTCTGCAGCACCAGACCCAGGCTGGCCAGATTGCTTCAATTCCGGTGTCTTTGTCTATCGGCCCTCCATTGAAACATTCAATCAGCTACTACAACTTGCCACAGAAAAAGGCAGCTTTGACG GTGGGGACCAGGGCTTATTAAACACCTTTTTCAGCAGTTGGGCAACTACAGACATTAGCAAGCACTTGCCATTTATTTATAACCTAAGCAGTATTTCGATCTACTCCTACCTCCCAGCGTTTAAAGC GTTTGGAACAGACGCTAAAGTGGTACACTTCTTGGGGAGAATGAAACCGTGGAACTACACATATGACTCCAAAGCAAAAAGTGTCAAAGAGAGTGCTGAAGATCCTACAATGGTTCATCCAGAGTTTCTCAATATGTGGTGGGACACCTTTGTCACAAACATCTTGCCATTATTGCAGCAGCACGGCGCCGTGAAAGATGCAGCTACTGGTGTAAAGGCG GAGGATGTAGCCGAGGCAGTGTCTCACCTGTCACTTTCATCTGCAACACTGTCACCCTCGCCACCTTCCCCGCCAGCCATGTCCTCGGAAGAACGCAAAGAGAGATGGGAGCAGGGTCAGGCTGACTACATGGGAGCAGACAGCTTTGACAACATCCAGAAAAAACTTGATGCCTACCTCCAGTAA